From the Primulina tabacum isolate GXHZ01 chromosome 3, ASM2559414v2, whole genome shotgun sequence genome, one window contains:
- the LOC142541171 gene encoding glucose and ribitol dehydrogenase-like, translated as MATDGQKFPPQKQDTQPGKQHVMDPIPQAATQQYKSSNKLAGKVALVTGGDSGIGQAVCNCFALEGATVAFTYVKGQEDKDAKDTLELLSQSKSAEAKDAIAIAADLGYDKNCKRVVDEVVDKFGRIDILVNNAAEQYKASSVEDIDEERLERVFRTNVFSYFLVTRHALKHMKEGSCIINTTSVNAYKGNARLLDYTSTKGAIVSFTRGLALQLVNKGIRVNGVAPGPIWTPLIPSSFGEEECVDFGKQVPMGRAGQPIEVAPSYVFLAANVDSSYITGQVLHPNGGYTVNT; from the exons ATGGCAACAGACGGCCAGAAATTCCCACCTCAGAAACAGGACACTCAGCCCGGAAAACAGCATGTTATGGACCCAATTCCCCAAGCAGCAACTCAACAATACAAATCATCCAACAAGCTTGCG GGTAAAGTGGCTCTTGTCACTGGAGGTGATTCGGGCATCGGGCAAGCGGTATGCAACTGTTTCGCGCTGGAGGGTGCAACTGTGGCTTTTACGTACGTGAAGGGACAAGAAGACAAGGATGCGAAGGACACTCTTGAATTGTTGAGTCAATCGAAAAGCGCTGAGGCGAAAGACGCCATTGCTATAGCTGCGGATTTGGGGTATGATAAGAACTGCAAACGAGTGGTTGATGAAGTGGTTGATAAGTTCGGGCGGATTGACATTCTGGTTAACAATGCTGCCGAGCAGTACAAGGCTTCTTCGGTTGAAGACATTGATGAGGAGAGGCTAGAAAGGGTGTTTAGGACTAATGTTTTCTCTTATTTCCTCGTGACCAG GCATGCTTTGAAGCACATGAAGGAAGGTAGCTGCATCATCAACACCACATCAGTGAATGCGTACAAAGGGAACGCCCGGTTACTGGACTACACATCGACCAAAGGGGCAATCGTGTCATTCACTCGCGGGCTCGCCCTCCAGTTGGTGAACAAGGGAATACGGGTGAATGGGGTGGCGCCGGGCCCTATTTGGACACCTCTGATTCCATCATCTTTTGGTGAAGAAGAGTGTGTCGACTTTGGGAAGCAAGTGCCGATGGGAAGGGCGGGCCAGCCGATTGAGGTTGCACCGAGTTATGTGTTCCTGGCTGCGAATGTCGATTCCTCTTACATAACGGGGCAGGTGCTGCATCCCAATGGGGGATATACAGTAAATACTTAA
- the LOC142538772 gene encoding uncharacterized protein LOC142538772 — protein sequence MISGGSTDGDSNRARKARSRMECLEVYERRRDEPVISFRPDDLRGVSLPHNDVLVIQARMANYDVLRIFVDNGSSVNVIFKEALVQMDLHEYQLEAVETALFGFAGHAVYPEGEITLPLTLGAGELRKTVMTFFTVVDAPSSYNIILGRPAMNEMRVVASTYHQKIKFPVRGQVGEVKGDQPSSRKCYGETVRADQKKAGREGKGKESQEEVAREREVHFVAEKEQEVVEIEPRKHVRVAQDLNASTWGYHQIPLALEDQDKASFMTSAGTLCYVVMPFGLKNAGATYQHLMNLVFQKQIGRNIELSGKFLGFMVTDRGIEVNPEKIKAIMDMPSPQFVRDVQKLTERIAALSRFISRSAHRSYPFFQVLRKAQKFGWDDKCEQAFQDLKKHLAELPILAKPEPGEKLWIYLSATEFAVSSVLVREEGAD from the exons atgatttcgGGAGGGTCCACAGATGGTGATTCCAACCGGGCTCGAAAAGCGAGGAGTAGGATGGAGTGCTTGGAGGTTTATGAGAGGAGGAGAGATGAACCAGTTATAAGCTTCAGACCAGATGACCTCAGGGGAGTTAGTCTACCCCACAACGACGTTCTTGTCATCCAGGCCCGAATGGCtaattatgatgtgttgagGATATTTGTTGACAATGGCAGCTCTGTCAATGTCATCTTTAAAGAGGCACTGGTCCAGATGGATTTGCATGAATATCAGTTAGAGGCGGTTGAGACTGCCCTGTTTGGCTTTGCTGGACATGCCGTATACCCTGAGGGAGAAATCACCTTGCCACTGACCCTGGGCGCCGGAGAGTTGAGGAAAACTGTGATGACATTTTTTACAGTGGTGGATGCCCCGTCCTCGTACAATATCATATTGGGGAGGCCAGCTATGAATGAAATGAGAGTTGTGGCCTCCACTTATCATCAGAAAATCAAATTTCCAGTTCGAGGACAGGTCGGGGAAGTCAAGGGAGATCAACCCTCCTCTCGGAAGTGCTACGGGGAGACTGTCCGGGCAGACCAGAAGAAAGCAGGAAGGGAAGGAAAGGGGAAGGAAAGTCAAGAGGAGGTGGCCAGAGAGAGGGAAGTACACTTTGTTGCGGAGAAGGAGCAAGAAGTGGTGGAAATTGAGCCGAGAAAGCACGTCCGGGTGGCCCAAGACCTCAACGCGTCCACCTGG GGGTACCACCAAATCCCTTTGGCTcttgaagatcaagataaagcaAGTTTTATGACATCTGCGGGCACCTTGTGCTATGTTGTTATGCCCTTTGGATTAAAGAATGCAGGGGCCACATACCAACATTTAATGAATCTCGTCTTCCAAAAACAGATAGGCCGGAATATCGAGTT GAGTggaaaatttttgggtttcatGGTAACTGATAGGGGAATCGAAGTCAACCccgaaaaaatcaaagcaataatggaCATGCCTTCTCCTCAATTTGTCCGAGATGTGCAAAAATTAACCGAGAGAATTGCTGCCCTGTCACGCTTCATTTCTCGATCTGCTCATCGAAGTTATCCATTTTTCCAAGTTCTAAGAAAAGCGCAAAAATTTGGCTGGGATGACAAATGTGAGCAGGCCTTTCAAGACTTGAAAAAGCATCTGGCTGAGTTGCCTATTCTGGCAAAGCCCGAGCCCGGGGAGAAATTATGGATCTATTTATCCGCCACTGAGTTTGCTGTTAGTTCTGTGCTTGTCAGGGAAGAAGGAGCCGATTAG